The Sulfurimonas sp. genome includes the window ATAGCCTTTGAGTTAAGTCAAGGCTATACATGAAGAATCGTAAATACATTATATATTTAAATAGTTACTAAAGTGTTAACAAAGTCTAATATAATTTTGGATAAGATTACTTATTAAAGGAAATTAAAATGGTTAAATGCAACACACTAGAAGAAGTAAGAGTTGAAATAGACAAACTTGATGATAAGCTTGTAGATTTAATATCCGAAAGAACTCATATAATAAGCCAAGCAGCAGCATTTAAAAATAGTGTTGAAGAAGTAAAAGCTGATGAGCGCATAGACTTTATCTTACAAAAAGCTCGTAAAAGAGCAATAGAGTTAAATATATCTCCAAATATGGTTTCAGAACTCTTTAGAATTATGATTGATGAGATGGTTGAAACAGAAATATCAGAATTTAGAAATAAACAAATATTTTAAAGTAAAATATGAAATATATTTTAATCTTAATCTTAGGCTTTTTTAATCTAATAGCATCTACTGCTTTTATAAGTCCAAGTCAATTGAAAAATTCTTTAACCGATAAGAAAACTATTATTATTGATGTAGCTGATTATAGTATTTATAAATCAGCTCACATAAAAGGTGCAATTAACGCCAATATTTCTAACTTTATAAAAGAAGATAGTTTATACTCTGAGTTAAACTCTAATGAAATTTTAGAAAATGAAATAAAAAATCTTGGTATTAGTTACGATTCAAATGTTATAATATATGCTCATAACACACAAATAGGTATTCTTAATTCTAGTTACCTTGCTTTTGTACTTATCTATGCAGGCTTTGAAAATATTAGTATCTTAGATGGCGGTTATCTATCTTGGGTTTTTGAAAATGAACTTCTTGTATCTTCACTAAAAGAAAGTAGCGTAAAAGAAACAAATTTTACAATCAAAACAAATAAAAATATCCTCTCAACAAACAAATACCTAAGCAAAAACCTAAAGTCTGCTACTATCATAGATGCCAGATCTCCAGAACTGTATTACGGTATAAAACGCTCAGATAAAACTAAAAGAACAGGTCATATCTCTTACGCAAAGAGTAGTTTTTATTTACATAAGTTTTTAGCAGATACAACTCTTAGAAAAATGGATGAACTTAAAAAAATTTATATAGATGGTTATGGACTCAAAAAAACTGATAATATTATAGTGTGTAGTGATGATATCTTTTCAGCTTCTATGGAATGGTATATCTTATATAAAGAGATGGGATTTAAAAATACTAAGATTTATTATAACTCAATTCAAGAGTGGGCTAATGACCCTGAGTTACCTATGACAAGATTTAAATGGGAGTAACAGAGAAAAGCCTCTGACATAAATGCCAGAAGGCTTTTTTTTATTTATAACGGTAAGTAATTCGCCCTTTATCAAGACTATATGGAGTTAGTTCCAATTTAACTGTATCCCCTGGTAATATTTTTATATAGTGCATACGCATTTTACCTGCTATATGACATAAAATTATATGTCCATTTTCTAACTCAACACGGAAAGTTGCATTTGGTAATGCTTCAATAATCTTGCCGTCAACTTCTATAACGTCAGCTTTAGCCATTTATAAGTCCTTTTTCTCTACTCTAAGCAAGAGATAATATTTCAGCTTTACCGTTGATAACTGCAACAGTATGCTCGTAGTGTGAACCGCGTAAATTATCGGTACTAACAACATCCCACTTATTTTCTAAAATAATTGGTTTAGATTCTTTTTGACAAATCATCGGTTCAAGACAAAAAACCATTCCATCTTTTATCTTTGGACCAGCTTTTGGATTTTTACCTTCAAGGTAATTTGGTATCTCTGGAGCCTCATGAGGCTTTTTACCAATACCATGTCCACAAAAATCATATAGAGGAACAAAACCTCGCCCTCTAATGAACGCTTCTATTAAAAAAGATAACTCTTTAAATCTCATACCTACTTTAATCTCAGTAATGGCATGATAAAGAGTATCTTTAGAACAAGCTATCAATTTCTCATCTTGTATGTCAATTTTACCAACTGGCATAGTTATAGCAGCA containing:
- the infA gene encoding translation initiation factor IF-1; this encodes MAKADVIEVDGKIIEALPNATFRVELENGHIILCHIAGKMRMHYIKILPGDTVKLELTPYSLDKGRITYRYK
- a CDS encoding chorismate mutase is translated as MVKCNTLEEVRVEIDKLDDKLVDLISERTHIISQAAAFKNSVEEVKADERIDFILQKARKRAIELNISPNMVSELFRIMIDEMVETEISEFRNKQIF
- a CDS encoding sulfurtransferase, producing the protein MKYILILILGFFNLIASTAFISPSQLKNSLTDKKTIIIDVADYSIYKSAHIKGAINANISNFIKEDSLYSELNSNEILENEIKNLGISYDSNVIIYAHNTQIGILNSSYLAFVLIYAGFENISILDGGYLSWVFENELLVSSLKESSVKETNFTIKTNKNILSTNKYLSKNLKSATIIDARSPELYYGIKRSDKTKRTGHISYAKSSFYLHKFLADTTLRKMDELKKIYIDGYGLKKTDNIIVCSDDIFSASMEWYILYKEMGFKNTKIYYNSIQEWANDPELPMTRFKWE
- the map gene encoding type I methionyl aminopeptidase; the encoded protein is MAIALRKPLEIEKLRAANKIVGGALELLRANTKVGASLKDLDAQAEDYIRSHGAKPSFKGLYGFPNAVCTSLNQVIIHGIPTDYKLQEGDIIGYDIGTELDGWFGDAAITMPVGKIDIQDEKLIACSKDTLYHAITEIKVGMRFKELSFLIEAFIRGRGFVPLYDFCGHGIGKKPHEAPEIPNYLEGKNPKAGPKIKDGMVFCLEPMICQKESKPIILENKWDVVSTDNLRGSHYEHTVAVINGKAEILSLA